The Methanobrevibacter sp. genome window below encodes:
- the moaA gene encoding GTP 3',8-cyclase MoaA — protein sequence MLENVVKDKYERPILSLRITLTNRCNVNCLYCHHDGMVRSKDEMTADELYTICKIAKKIGVRKIRLSGGEPLLKKDIVEIVEKIASLGFKDISMTTNGILLEKYAQDLKDAGLNRVNVSLDTLNRETFEFITKKDYLEDAKAGILKAVEVGLYPVKINMVIMKDINQNEIDDMFKFCKDNDIVLQLIELIESENCDDDKFSEDYHYKLDDIEKELADIADDVREREFMQGRKKYYIDGGEIEVVKPVDNAKFCAKCSRLRITPDGKIKPCLLRNDNLVELISHVRNGESEEKLEEIFINGINKREPFNQ from the coding sequence ATGCTAGAAAATGTTGTTAAAGATAAGTATGAAAGACCTATTCTTTCACTAAGAATTACCCTTACAAACAGATGCAATGTTAACTGCCTTTACTGCCATCACGACGGAATGGTTAGATCAAAAGATGAAATGACCGCCGACGAACTATATACAATCTGTAAAATAGCTAAAAAGATAGGAGTTCGTAAAATCCGTCTGTCAGGTGGTGAACCTCTGCTTAAAAAGGATATTGTTGAGATTGTTGAAAAGATAGCCAGTTTAGGATTCAAGGACATTTCAATGACAACCAACGGAATTCTTTTGGAAAAATATGCGCAGGACCTAAAGGATGCCGGCCTTAACAGAGTTAATGTTAGCTTGGATACACTTAATCGTGAAACCTTTGAGTTCATCACCAAAAAAGATTACCTTGAGGATGCAAAAGCCGGAATTTTAAAGGCTGTTGAAGTTGGTCTGTATCCTGTCAAGATCAATATGGTAATTATGAAGGACATTAACCAGAATGAAATCGATGACATGTTCAAGTTCTGCAAGGATAATGATATTGTTCTTCAGCTGATTGAGCTGATTGAAAGTGAAAACTGTGATGACGACAAATTCAGTGAAGATTACCATTACAAGTTGGATGACATTGAAAAAGAGTTGGCTGATATAGCTGATGATGTGCGTGAACGTGAATTTATGCAGGGTCGTAAAAAATATTACATAGACGGTGGAGAAATCGAGGTAGTCAAGCCTGTTGATAATGCTAAATTTTGCGCAAAATGCTCCAGATTAAGGATAACACCAGACGGTAAAATCAAGCCATGTCTTTTGAGAAATGATAATCTTGTCGAGCTGATTTCACATGTCAGAAATGGTGAAAGTGAAGAAAAGCTTGAAGAAATTTTCATAAACGGAATCAATAAAAGGGAACCTTTCAACCAGTAA
- the mobB gene encoding molybdopterin-guanine dinucleotide biosynthesis protein B, with translation MRIISIVGKKNTGKTSLTVKVIKELTKRGYNVASIKHSHHSIEMDKENTDTWKHKQAGANLVVGVGSTTFFNARKEHDLNRILYLLKHFDDFDFVIIEGYKSYNYPKIITSPDVRDEYTIKEVNSFTIDDEGISELADLIEKRGHDIVDTLFANNCGYNDGEKIASEIRQGNLSVDELDKTHSYLSIDGKVVGLNRFVSDYLKKNVIGIINTLNLKDFGVENIGKIELVIPNEDVCQNPGKAECKILINGENLEINGFTKNIIANSIKGMIKSIKTEDNVRKINIEISEIEDELINANITVKTNEHNVEINDFTQGILKETIYAIVNTLKIDDEINKIEIEVEE, from the coding sequence ATGAGAATAATATCAATAGTAGGTAAAAAAAATACAGGCAAAACCTCACTAACCGTGAAAGTCATAAAAGAGTTGACAAAAAGAGGATACAATGTTGCCTCCATTAAGCACTCACACCATTCAATAGAAATGGATAAGGAAAATACAGACACCTGGAAGCATAAACAAGCTGGAGCAAATCTGGTGGTTGGTGTTGGATCAACAACATTTTTTAACGCAAGAAAAGAACATGACCTGAACAGAATACTTTACCTGCTAAAACACTTTGATGATTTTGACTTTGTAATCATTGAAGGATACAAAAGCTATAACTACCCAAAAATAATAACCTCCCCAGATGTAAGAGATGAATACACAATAAAAGAAGTAAATTCATTTACAATCGATGATGAAGGCATAAGCGAACTGGCAGATTTAATAGAAAAAAGAGGCCATGACATTGTAGATACATTATTTGCAAACAACTGCGGATACAATGACGGTGAAAAAATAGCCTCAGAAATTCGTCAAGGAAATCTAAGCGTTGATGAATTGGATAAGACACACAGCTACCTGTCAATTGACGGAAAAGTGGTGGGCTTAAACAGATTCGTAAGTGACTATCTAAAAAAGAACGTGATTGGAATTATAAATACATTAAACCTTAAGGATTTTGGCGTTGAAAACATTGGAAAAATAGAACTGGTTATTCCAAACGAAGATGTCTGTCAAAACCCAGGTAAAGCAGAATGTAAAATCTTAATCAACGGTGAAAATCTTGAAATAAATGGATTTACCAAAAATATCATTGCAAATTCAATAAAAGGAATGATTAAATCTATTAAAACCGAAGACAATGTCAGAAAAATCAATATTGAAATATCAGAAATTGAAGATGAACTGATTAATGCCAACATCACAGTCAAAACAAATGAACACAATGTTGAGATTAATGATTTCACTCAGGGCATTTTAAAGGAAACAATTTATGCAATTGTAAATACCTTAAAGATTGACGATGAAATCAATAAAATAGAAATTGAAGTGGAAGAATGA
- a CDS encoding LysR family transcriptional regulator: MKFESKGLISLEINGEIFDYKLYQSLDSLSKTKSQRKSAKELNISHTVFNRRLLKAEEKLGVNITKKVGNGTILTSDGLKLLEEFKKYIIQIEKTSNINIAGGHISTGLLESIQTPFNTNIYSSSDEDAFELARRGAVDILTLDDPLIAYERDINFMPIAYDYLVLVSSPESRNIESISDLEGLDFVGVNGSAQRLAWNSLRHYDIEFNIKVRVNSQFDAFKLVRNSENLYTFLNASYFKGNELLKYDTQHVISVVKVNEDKAEVDDLIRFLLNDAQKSIEKQGFSPMG; the protein is encoded by the coding sequence ATGAAATTTGAAAGTAAAGGATTGATCAGTCTAGAAATAAATGGTGAAATTTTTGATTATAAATTATATCAAAGTTTAGATTCACTTTCAAAAACCAAATCCCAAAGAAAATCTGCTAAGGAATTGAATATTTCACATACAGTATTCAATAGAAGATTGCTTAAGGCAGAAGAGAAATTGGGTGTTAATATTACCAAAAAAGTTGGAAATGGAACCATACTTACTTCTGACGGACTGAAATTACTTGAAGAATTTAAAAAATACATTATCCAGATTGAAAAAACCTCCAATATCAACATTGCCGGAGGACATATCAGTACAGGACTGCTGGAAAGTATTCAAACTCCTTTTAACACAAATATCTACAGCAGCAGCGATGAAGATGCATTTGAGCTTGCAAGAAGAGGTGCTGTGGACATTTTGACATTGGATGACCCTTTGATTGCATATGAAAGGGACATCAACTTTATGCCGATAGCATATGACTATCTCGTTTTGGTTTCAAGCCCCGAATCAAGAAACATTGAAAGCATATCAGATTTGGAAGGTCTTGATTTTGTTGGTGTCAACGGTTCAGCCCAAAGGCTAGCCTGGAACAGCTTAAGGCATTATGATATCGAATTTAATATAAAAGTAAGAGTTAACTCTCAATTTGATGCCTTTAAATTGGTTAGAAACTCTGAAAATTTATATACTTTTTTAAATGCCAGCTATTTTAAAGGAAACGAACTATTAAAATATGACACACAACATGTAATCAGTGTTGTCAAAGTAAATGAAGATAAAGCAGAAGTTGATGATTTAATCAGATTTCTACTAAATGACGCACAAAAATCCATTGAAAAACAGGGCTTTTCACCTATGGGTTGA
- a CDS encoding formate/nitrite transporter family protein — translation MSSSFKSPVDTAKAISATAGAKNSANIVNVILLSFLAGAYIAFGGLLAVVASAGMLKAGAPIGLEKFVFGAVFPVGLIIVVLAGSELFTGNVMFMTIGVLDGSASVGGLAKNWVLSWIFNFVGALFVAYVLAFMGGIAPTDATAPAYAISAKAIAVAEAKVTMPFEVAVIKAIGCNWLVCLAVWLANASDDIIGKIVGIWFPIMAFVTIGFEHSVANMFFIPLGMFLGAEGVNWGSIIVNNLIPVTIGNIIGGAIFVACIYWYTYLKD, via the coding sequence ATGAGTTCATCTTTTAAAAGCCCAGTAGACACTGCGAAAGCAATTTCCGCAACTGCTGGAGCAAAAAACTCTGCAAATATCGTTAATGTAATATTGCTCTCCTTCTTAGCAGGAGCATATATTGCATTTGGTGGTTTATTAGCAGTAGTAGCAAGTGCCGGTATGTTAAAAGCTGGTGCACCAATCGGTTTAGAAAAATTTGTATTCGGTGCAGTGTTCCCTGTAGGATTGATCATTGTAGTCCTCGCAGGATCTGAATTATTCACCGGAAACGTAATGTTTATGACTATCGGTGTTTTAGATGGTTCCGCATCTGTTGGCGGTCTCGCTAAAAACTGGGTACTCAGTTGGATTTTCAACTTCGTAGGTGCTTTATTCGTTGCATACGTTTTAGCATTTATGGGTGGAATCGCTCCTACTGACGCAACTGCTCCTGCTTATGCAATTTCCGCAAAAGCAATCGCAGTAGCTGAAGCTAAAGTTACCATGCCTTTCGAAGTAGCTGTTATTAAAGCTATTGGTTGTAACTGGCTTGTATGTTTAGCTGTATGGTTAGCTAACGCATCTGATGATATCATCGGTAAAATCGTTGGTATTTGGTTCCCAATTATGGCTTTCGTTACCATAGGATTTGAGCACAGTGTTGCAAACATGTTCTTCATACCATTAGGTATGTTCTTAGGTGCTGAAGGTGTAAACTGGGGTAGTATTATTGTAAACAACTTAATACCAGTTACCATTGGTAACATTATCGGTGGAGCTATCTTTGTAGCATGTATCTACTGGTACACTTACTTAAAAGATTAA
- the fdhF gene encoding formate dehydrogenase subunit alpha, producing the protein MVEIKYVPTICPYCGTGCGLNFVVKDEKIVGVEPLKRHPVNEGKVCPKGNFGYQFINREDRLTTPLIKENGEFREASWDEALDLVANKLKEVSDEDPNKVGFYACARSPNENIYITQKLARVACGTQNVDHCARICHGPTVAGLATTFGSGAMTNGFDSIKEADYIFCIGSNNMEAHPLFGRKMIQAKQNGAKLVVLDPRFTPTAKIADEYVQFETGTDVALMNAMIKVIIDKDLQDDEFIANRTKGFEEMKETVQKYTLEMASEITGIKPEVIEHLAVEYASADKAAIVYSLGITEHSHGADNVMSTANLAMLTGNIGRQGTGVNPLRGQNNVQGACDMGALPSDYVGYRKVKDPETTAWFNDYYSGEGYEVNLPTTPGLTLVEMMNAAHAGDLKVLYIHGEDPVLSDADVAHTKEALANLEMLVVQECFLTDTAQCADVVLPAAGWGEQEGTFTSGERRVQCLHKAQEPPEGAWVDWKIMEEIAVRMGVPRELFHYESAEEIFDEIRECAPIMAGMNRERLDTPEALHWPCPSEDDPCQPLMHKEKFAHPDGLGVFQALEHKGPVETVDEEYPLLLTTTRVLFHYHAAMTRRCETLSNEVKTGFIEINTKDAEARGILNNEVVRAFSRRGEIAIPARVTDDIREGIVNIPMHFAECAANVLTNSDSFDPKSKMVELKACAIQVEKFDEKVEIKNELYKDGTDTEVKAEDMSTTTVQVGK; encoded by the coding sequence ATGGTTGAAATTAAATATGTTCCAACAATCTGTCCATACTGTGGTACTGGTTGTGGACTCAACTTCGTTGTAAAAGACGAAAAAATTGTTGGTGTAGAACCTTTAAAAAGACACCCTGTAAACGAGGGTAAAGTATGTCCAAAAGGAAACTTTGGATACCAATTTATTAATAGGGAAGACAGATTAACTACTCCTTTAATAAAAGAAAACGGTGAATTCAGAGAAGCTTCTTGGGATGAAGCATTAGACTTAGTTGCTAACAAACTCAAAGAAGTATCTGACGAAGATCCAAACAAAGTTGGATTCTACGCATGTGCTCGTTCACCTAACGAAAACATTTACATTACTCAAAAATTAGCAAGAGTAGCTTGTGGTACTCAAAACGTAGACCACTGTGCACGTATTTGTCACGGTCCTACTGTAGCAGGTTTAGCTACCACTTTCGGTTCCGGTGCTATGACCAACGGATTCGACAGTATTAAAGAAGCAGACTACATTTTCTGTATTGGATCAAACAACATGGAAGCACACCCATTATTTGGACGTAAAATGATCCAAGCTAAACAAAACGGTGCTAAATTAGTTGTATTAGACCCAAGATTCACTCCTACTGCTAAAATCGCAGACGAATATGTTCAATTTGAAACCGGTACTGACGTAGCTTTAATGAACGCTATGATTAAAGTCATCATCGACAAAGACTTGCAAGATGATGAGTTTATTGCAAACAGAACCAAAGGTTTCGAAGAAATGAAAGAAACCGTTCAAAAATACACTTTAGAAATGGCTTCTGAAATTACCGGAATCAAACCTGAAGTAATTGAACACTTAGCTGTAGAATACGCATCTGCTGACAAAGCAGCTATCGTATACTCATTAGGTATTACCGAACACTCTCACGGAGCAGACAACGTAATGTCCACTGCAAACCTTGCAATGTTAACTGGTAACATTGGTAGACAAGGTACTGGTGTAAACCCATTAAGAGGACAAAACAACGTACAAGGTGCTTGTGATATGGGTGCATTACCTTCCGATTACGTAGGTTACAGAAAAGTTAAAGACCCAGAAACTACCGCATGGTTCAACGACTACTACAGTGGAGAAGGTTACGAAGTAAACTTACCAACCACTCCTGGTTTAACCTTAGTAGAAATGATGAACGCTGCTCACGCTGGTGACTTAAAAGTATTATACATCCACGGGGAAGACCCAGTTCTCTCTGATGCAGACGTAGCTCACACCAAAGAAGCACTCGCTAACTTAGAAATGTTAGTTGTACAAGAATGTTTCTTAACCGATACCGCACAATGTGCTGATGTTGTATTACCTGCTGCAGGTTGGGGTGAACAAGAAGGTACCTTCACCAGTGGTGAAAGAAGAGTACAATGCTTACACAAAGCACAAGAACCTCCTGAAGGCGCTTGGGTAGATTGGAAAATCATGGAAGAAATCGCTGTTAGAATGGGCGTTCCTAGAGAATTATTCCACTACGAATCTGCTGAAGAAATCTTTGATGAAATCAGAGAATGTGCTCCTATCATGGCAGGTATGAACCGTGAAAGATTAGACACTCCTGAAGCACTTCACTGGCCTTGTCCTTCCGAAGACGACCCATGTCAACCATTAATGCACAAAGAAAAATTCGCACACCCTGATGGTTTAGGTGTCTTCCAAGCATTAGAACACAAAGGACCTGTTGAAACCGTAGATGAAGAATACCCATTATTATTAACAACTACAAGAGTATTGTTCCACTACCACGCAGCAATGACCAGAAGATGTGAAACCTTATCCAATGAGGTAAAAACTGGATTCATCGAAATCAACACTAAAGATGCTGAAGCAAGAGGAATCTTAAACAACGAAGTAGTAAGAGCATTCTCCAGAAGAGGAGAAATCGCTATCCCTGCACGTGTAACTGATGATATCAGAGAAGGTATCGTAAACATTCCTATGCACTTTGCAGAATGTGCTGCTAACGTATTAACCAATTCCGATTCTTTCGATCCTAAATCCAAAATGGTTGAATTAAAAGCTTGTGCTATCCAAGTTGAAAAATTCGATGAAAAAGTCGAAATCAAAAACGAGCTTTACAAAGACGGTACTGACACCGAAGTAAAAGCTGAAGATATGTCAACTACCACTGTACAAGTAGGTAAATAA
- a CDS encoding Coenzyme F420 hydrogenase/dehydrogenase, beta subunit C-terminal domain yields the protein MSAKINDMYYAYSAIEDIKEKGEYGGVVTTIMKYLLEEGIVDGVVAVTEGHDLYDGVPTLVTDPADVIKTAGSIHCGTLNIAKFVSKYLDGARDMKLAVACKPCDAMTIRELMKKGKIIEDNVIMIGVNCGGTMSPVPTMNMIRDVYELDPKDVIKEEISKGKLIMETADGEKGIAIGDLEEQGMGRRENCQRCNLKIPSNADLALGNWGVIGPLAGKATFVEVFSDKGADVLGKVIDAGLIATEEPIEKGIKIRENINNFMLKESQEKKEVDYAGTTGDIIDVFYQYEDEFSKCMKCYGCREACPLCFCEDCCLEAEGPEWVPGGYTPAAPFFHLTRLVHMVDACTNCGQCSEVCPCEIPVAKVWSTVNNKVREIYGYIPGMGSDEPLPFTDHVSKAKWL from the coding sequence ATGAGCGCAAAAATTAATGATATGTACTACGCATACTCTGCTATCGAAGATATCAAAGAAAAAGGAGAGTACGGTGGAGTAGTAACCACAATCATGAAATACTTATTAGAAGAAGGTATTGTTGACGGTGTAGTTGCTGTAACCGAAGGTCACGATCTTTACGACGGTGTACCAACTCTCGTAACTGACCCTGCTGACGTTATTAAAACCGCAGGTTCCATTCACTGTGGTACTTTAAACATTGCTAAATTCGTATCCAAATACTTAGATGGTGCAAGAGACATGAAACTCGCAGTTGCATGTAAACCTTGTGACGCAATGACCATCCGTGAATTAATGAAAAAAGGTAAAATCATCGAAGATAACGTAATTATGATTGGTGTAAACTGTGGAGGAACTATGTCACCTGTTCCTACCATGAACATGATTAGAGATGTATACGAACTCGATCCTAAAGATGTTATCAAAGAAGAAATTTCCAAAGGTAAACTCATTATGGAAACTGCTGATGGTGAAAAAGGTATTGCTATCGGTGACTTAGAAGAACAAGGTATGGGTAGAAGAGAAAACTGTCAAAGATGTAATCTCAAAATCCCTTCCAACGCTGACTTAGCTTTAGGTAACTGGGGAGTTATCGGTCCTTTAGCTGGAAAAGCTACTTTCGTAGAAGTATTTTCCGACAAAGGTGCAGATGTATTAGGTAAAGTTATTGATGCTGGTTTAATTGCTACCGAAGAACCTATCGAAAAAGGTATCAAAATCAGAGAAAACATCAACAACTTCATGCTTAAAGAATCTCAAGAGAAAAAAGAAGTTGATTACGCAGGTACTACCGGAGATATTATTGATGTATTCTATCAATACGAAGATGAATTCTCCAAATGTATGAAATGTTACGGTTGTCGTGAAGCATGTCCATTATGTTTCTGTGAAGACTGCTGTTTAGAAGCTGAAGGTCCTGAATGGGTACCTGGTGGATACACTCCTGCTGCTCCATTCTTCCACTTAACACGTTTAGTACACATGGTTGACGCATGTACCAACTGTGGTCAATGTTCCGAAGTATGTCCATGTGAAATCCCTGTTGCTAAAGTATGGAGTACTGTAAACAACAAAGTTAGAGAAATCTACGGATACATCCCTGGTATGGGTAGTGACGAACCACTTCCATTCACCGACCACGTATCCAAAGCTAAATGGTTATAA
- the fdhD gene encoding formate dehydrogenase accessory sulfurtransferase FdhD, with protein sequence MKIEEIDAINFKNDEAHETKEKVVKDETITLTINGDISRSLSAIEDSLKEFAVGYLFNENMVKSLDDIKKIEIDGPQINVEIDDTLLKTNETVLCSDSAGGWRSKIKQVNPVESDFQVDVHELIDRIEELKNNAEIWQATGGTHVAGIVYKNQFIVKEDVSRHVAVDKVIGYGILHDFDLNHSYVIYSGRMPADMVIKMTRAGVPILASNAAPANSGYNIAKKGNITLVGFLRGQRCNIYNNQNRILF encoded by the coding sequence ATGAAAATTGAAGAAATCGATGCAATAAATTTTAAAAATGATGAAGCACATGAAACAAAAGAAAAAGTTGTTAAAGATGAAACAATTACCTTAACAATTAACGGAGATATTTCAAGAAGCTTATCTGCAATTGAAGATTCACTTAAGGAATTTGCTGTAGGATACTTGTTTAATGAAAATATGGTAAAATCCCTGGATGACATCAAAAAAATTGAAATTGACGGACCACAAATAAATGTTGAAATAGATGACACATTACTTAAAACAAATGAAACCGTTTTATGCTCTGATTCTGCAGGAGGCTGGAGAAGCAAAATAAAACAAGTGAATCCAGTTGAATCCGATTTTCAGGTTGATGTACATGAACTAATCGATCGAATAGAAGAGTTAAAGAACAATGCCGAAATATGGCAAGCAACCGGCGGAACCCATGTTGCAGGAATCGTTTATAAAAATCAGTTTATAGTAAAAGAGGATGTCAGTCGTCATGTTGCAGTTGACAAGGTAATCGGATACGGAATATTGCATGATTTCGATTTAAACCACTCATATGTAATTTACAGTGGTAGAATGCCAGCAGACATGGTGATTAAAATGACAAGAGCTGGTGTGCCGATTCTTGCTTCAAATGCAGCTCCCGCTAATTCAGGTTATAATATTGCAAAAAAAGGAAATATTACTTTAGTCGGCTTTTTAAGAGGCCAACGTTGTAATATATATAATAATCAGAACAGAATTTTATTCTAA
- a CDS encoding carbohydrate kinase family protein: MVKNRDLLAIGHSAHDYIIRVPEFPKANFSAPITNMKTFNGGAAANVACVGAKLGLKTSLVSAVGGDFKRTEYYEHMQNLGIDTDSLIIVPGEETPTAFVLTDENDDQISYFYWGAAKEFAQSKVPVKSIENTEAVHLATGDPEFNWKCSQEAKNQDLLVSFDPGQDLGMYDTKKLVDVIKNTTILFGNHHEIERILDALEVDLLALRQMGPKIIVKTCGAKGCEIYSNEDKIIIDAIPTEAIDPTGAGDSYRAGFLSRFLNGESLEESAKFASSVSSFIIQHQGCQTNMPTFDEAFERMSEFY; this comes from the coding sequence ATGGTTAAAAACAGAGATTTACTAGCAATTGGTCACTCTGCTCATGATTACATTATTAGAGTGCCTGAATTTCCAAAAGCTAATTTTTCAGCTCCTATTACCAATATGAAAACATTTAATGGTGGAGCAGCTGCAAATGTGGCTTGTGTTGGAGCAAAATTAGGATTAAAAACTTCACTTGTTTCTGCAGTAGGTGGAGATTTTAAAAGAACTGAATACTATGAACACATGCAAAATTTAGGTATCGACACTGATTCATTAATTATTGTTCCGGGTGAAGAAACACCGACAGCATTTGTCCTGACTGATGAAAATGATGACCAAATCAGTTACTTCTACTGGGGAGCTGCTAAAGAATTTGCACAAAGCAAAGTTCCGGTTAAATCAATTGAAAATACTGAAGCTGTTCATTTAGCTACCGGAGATCCTGAATTTAATTGGAAATGTTCTCAAGAAGCTAAAAATCAGGATTTGCTCGTTTCATTTGACCCAGGTCAAGACCTTGGAATGTATGATACCAAAAAATTGGTTGACGTTATCAAAAACACTACAATCCTCTTTGGTAATCATCATGAAATTGAAAGAATTTTAGATGCTCTTGAAGTTGATTTGCTTGCTTTAAGGCAAATGGGTCCTAAAATCATAGTTAAAACCTGTGGAGCCAAAGGTTGTGAAATTTATTCAAATGAAGATAAAATAATTATTGATGCAATTCCAACCGAAGCTATTGATCCTACTGGTGCCGGAGATTCCTACAGAGCTGGATTTTTATCAAGATTTTTAAATGGAGAATCTCTTGAAGAATCAGCTAAGTTTGCATCATCTGTTTCTTCATTTATTATTCAGCATCAAGGCTGTCAAACCAACATGCCTACTTTTGATGAAGCATTTGAAAGAATGAGTGAATTTTATTAA
- the hxlB gene encoding 6-phospho-3-hexuloisomerase — translation MEIMKTSIRAILDNIESAQEFLDEKAIDEFEDIIINAKNIFVTGAGRSGLAAKAFAMRLMHLGLSAYVVGETISPAIYEDDCIIAISGSGETNTIVSAAKIAKNRGSKVLALTSYPESTLGQLADSYVLVKGRTKKEVDDENYMKRQIHGNYTSLTPLGTAFELTTLVFLDAIVSELMEKMHQTESDLKARHTVLE, via the coding sequence ATGGAAATAATGAAAACCTCTATTAGAGCTATATTGGATAATATTGAAAGTGCACAGGAATTTTTAGATGAAAAAGCTATTGATGAGTTTGAAGATATAATTATTAATGCTAAAAATATTTTTGTAACTGGAGCAGGAAGATCAGGACTCGCTGCTAAAGCATTTGCAATGAGATTAATGCATTTGGGATTAAGTGCATATGTTGTAGGTGAAACCATATCTCCGGCTATTTATGAAGATGATTGTATCATAGCTATTTCAGGTTCTGGTGAGACAAACACTATCGTATCAGCTGCTAAAATAGCTAAAAATAGAGGTTCAAAAGTTTTGGCTTTAACATCATATCCTGAATCCACTTTAGGTCAGCTTGCTGACAGTTATGTCCTTGTTAAGGGAAGAACTAAAAAGGAAGTTGACGATGAAAATTATATGAAACGTCAAATTCATGGAAATTATACTTCCCTAACTCCATTGGGAACCGCTTTTGAACTAACAACATTAGTATTTTTAGATGCAATAGTTTCCGAGTTAATGGAAAAGATGCATCAAACTGAAAGTGACTTGAAAGCAAGACACACAGTTTTAGAATAA